GGTCAGACTCTTCTCTGCATCGCTGGCTCTTGTCAGATTGAAGCGCAATGTGAATGCAGCTGCGCGGCGCTTGTCCTTGGCAGTCACATCGACGGTCTTGGCCACAATCTCCATTAACTCCGGCTTGGAGAACCACGCCGTGCCTTCGGTAAGATTGCGCAGCATCTCGGAAATGCGCTCATTCGACTGCGCAGTTCCCTGCATAGTCACCAGCAAACCGTCTTGCTTGATGCTGCTGAGGTAGACGCCATCTGGCAATTGCTTCACCAGCTCATTGAGCATGTGCACCGGTAAGTTGCGATCAGACTGCAAGTCTTCCACAGCCTTCTGACGGGCACGCAACGCAGCAATTTCAGCCTCCAGGCCGTCAATTTCCTTGATCTGGGTTTCCAGAACCTTGATCTCGGAGCGCAGCAGATTGTTCTTGTTCTGCTGGCCTTCAATCATGATCTGGAAATACCAGTAAATCAGGCCTGCAATCAGCAGACCTGCAATCGCAGCCATCACCATATTGACCTGAAATGCCTCTTTTCGACGTTTCTTGGCGGCTTCGCGGTGCGGCAAAAGGTTAATCAATATCACTCTTGAAACCTCCGCATGGCCAGACCGCAAGAGGTTAAATAAGACGGTGCCTCACGCGCCATCTTCTTCAGGCGCACAGCACTGCCAATTTCCATGCCATCAAATGGGTTGGCAAGACTGCAAGCACATCCGGTCTGCTGACTGACGGCCTCTGCCAAGCCAGGCAAGGACGCAGAGCCCCCTGCCAGCAAGACATGGTCAACACGGTTGTACGGCGTGCTGGTAAAGAAAAACTGCAGCGCGCGAGCCACCTCCTGCGTCAGGCTCTGCACAAAAGGTTTGAGCACGCCTGTTGCGTAATCGTCAGGCAGTTCACCACTACGTTTTTTTGCCTCGGCCTCTTCCGGTGAAAAGCCGTACTGCCGCGCAATCAGCTGCGTCAGCTGCGCGCCACCAAAGGCCTGATCACGCTCATACAGCACTTCGTCGTTGCGCAGCACCTGCATACTGGTGGTCATAGCGCCCACCTCAAACAGCGCAACCACGGCATCCTGCCCGGCGTTGCTCAGTCTTGAGACCAGGCGTGTCGCAGCCATTCGAGCCGCATAGGGCTCAATATCCACCACAACGGGCTTCAAGCCAGCGGCTTCTGCCAAGCCCTGACGGTCTTGAACTTTTTCCTTGCGCGAGGCGGCAATCAGCACATCCACGTCACCCGAAGATACCGACGATGGGCCGATGACACAAAAGTCCAGACTCACCTCATCAAGTGAAAACGGAATGTACTGATTGGCCTCAGATTCGACCTGCACTTCCATTTCCAACTCAGACAAGCCGGCGGGCAAAGTGATTTTCTTGGTAATCACTGCGGCAGCAGGCAGAGCCATTGCCACCTGCTTTGTGCGTGTGCCGCTTTTTTTAACCAGACGACGAACAGCCTCTGCGACTTCGTCAAATTTTTCAATGTTGCCGTCGGTAATCCAGCCTTTTTCAAGAGGCTCGATCGCACAACGCTCAAGTTGCCACTCACCTGACTTGCTTTTGGTCAGTTCAACCAACTTCACGCTGGAGGAGCTGACATCAATGCCAAGCAATGGTGCAGGCTGACGGCTGAATAAAGAACTCAGAGCAATCAACGTGCCCCCCTAGATTGTAAGAATGGAAACAAAAGCCAGCAATACATGGGAATCCTAGCAGCAAGCTATAGCAACACACGCTTTGCTGTAGCCATTTCCCAGGCATTTCGTGGTCAAAAAAAGACAACCTTGTGTAACATCAAACAGGCATACAGCAGCATCCACTCATGCAACAGTGCTTACCCTGTGCTTTAGGATTCAGCCAACGTGTGACATCCACATCGTCACAAAGATGCTTTTCTGGAGGGGATTTCTATAATGCCCCACCCCTTGCTCATACTGCGAAATGCCGCCATCAGAACATTCTGCTCATCAGGCTCCAGCGCCTGGCTCCAAAGCTCCTAAAAAACGCATGCACTGGTTGCTACGCTCCATCTTCTGGCTCATGGGCCTTGCAGTTGCGGGCGCGCTGGCAGTGTTGCTGGCTGTCGCTGTAGCGCTGGCCATGGCCTACCCTAACCTTCCTGACGTCTCCGAGTTGGCGGATTACCGTCCCAAGCTGCCGCTGCGGGTGTACTCCAGCGAAGGTGCTCTGCTAGGCGAATTTGGTGAAGAGCGCCGCACACTGACGCCGATTCAAGAAATTCCCAAGGTCATGACCAATGCGGTGCTGGCCATTGAAGACACGCGCTTCTTTGAGCATGGTGGCGTGGACTACAAGGGCATGCTGCGCGCCGCACTCGCCAATCTGGGCAAGGTCAAAAGCCAAGGCGCATCCACCATCACCATGCAGGTGGCGCGCAATGTGTACCTGACCTCCGAGAAGACATACACCCGCAAGATCTACGAAATTCTGCTGACCTTCAAGTTAGAGCACCTGCTCACCAAGGAGCAGATTCTTGAGATCTACATGAACCAGATCTTTCTGGGCAATCGTGCCTATGGCTTTGCTGCGGCCAGCGAAGCGTATTTCGGCCACCCCCTGAAAGACATCACCGTTGCTGAAGCCGCCATGCTGGCGGGTCTCCCCAAAGCCCCGTCTGCTTACAACCCGATCAGCAACCCCAAGCGCGCCCGCATTCGCCAGCTCTACATCATTGAGCGCATGGAAGAAAACGGATTCATCACCGCCGAGCAAGCCAAGCAGGCCAAAGAAGAGCCACTCAAGCTGCGAACCGCCTCCAATTCCACCCGCGTTCATGCTGAATACGTGGCGGAAATGGCGCGCCAACTGATCTTTGCCCAATACGGCAACGATGCGTACACGCGCGGTCTGAACGTTTACACCACCCTTAATGCAGGTGAGCAAGAAGCCGCGTACAAAGCTCTGCGCGAAGGCATCATGAACTACGAGCGCCGCCAGAAGTACCGCGGCCCTGAAAAATTCATCACCCTGCCCAGCAATCCGCAGGAGCTGGAAGAAGCGATTGACGATGTGCTGGCCAATCACCCCGACAACGGCGATGTGATTGCCGCCGTGGTGCTCGAAGCCTCACCTCGCAAGATCATGGCTGCACGCGCTGACGGCACACACTTTGACATTACCGGCGACAACCTGAAACCAGCCGAGTCCGGACTTAGCCCCAAGGCACCTCCGAACATCAAGATCCGTCCTGGTGCGGTGATCCGTGCTGTCAAAAATGCCAAGGGTGCATGGGAAATCACCCAGTTGCCTGAAGTGGAAGGCGCATTTGTCGCTGTGTCCACCCAATCCGGCGCAATCCGTGCCTTGGTGGGTGGCTTTGACTTTGAAAAGAACAAGTTCAACCACGTGACTCAGGCTTGGCGCCAGCCCGGATCCAGCTTCAAGCCCTTTATCTACTCGGCAGCGCTGGAGCATGGCTTCTCGCCCGCAACCATGATCAATGACGCGCCGATCTTCTTTAGCGCAGCAACCACCGGCGGCCAGCCTTGGGAGCCCAAGAACTACGACGGCACCTATGCAGGCCCCATGACCATGCGCACGGGCTTGAACAAGTCCAAGAACATGATTTCCATTCGCCTGCTGCAGGCAATTGGCCCCAAGACCGGCCAGGAATGGGCTACACGCTTTGGCTTTGAAGCCTCCAAGCAGCCCGCTTACCTGACCATGGCTTTGGGTGCAGGCTCCGTCACGCCGCTGCAAATGGCAGGTGCCTACTCGGTCTTCGCCAATGGCGGCCACCGCCTCAATCCCTGGCTGATTGCTCGCGTCACAGACCACAAGGGCCGAATCCTGTCCGAGTTCACTCCCCCACCCCTCAGTGACCTGCCCCAGGCCATTCCTGAGCGCAATGCCTTCATCACTGGCACCTTGCTTAACGATGTGGCGCGTGTGGGTACCGCCGCCAAGGCTCAGGCCACGCTCAAGCGCCCCGATCTGTACGGCAAGACCGGTACGACGAATGATTCTGTGGATGCCTGGTTTGCCGGTTATCAGCCCAGCATCTCGGCCGTCTCATGGATTGGTTACGACACGCCCCGTAATCTGGGCTCCCGTGAAACCGGTGGCGGCCTGAGCCTGCCTATCTGGATTAGCTTCATGCAGCACGCACTCAAGGGTGTCCCTGTGGCTGAGGTACAAGTACCTCCTGGTGTGGTCAATATGGGCGGCGACTGGTACTACGAAGAAAATGCCCGCAGTGGCGGCATCTCCAGCCTGGGCATGGAAGCGTCTGTGCCTTCCAATGGCGATAACGCAGGACCCGGCGCAACACCTGCACCCGCTTCTGAAGAACGCAGCCGAATCTTGGATCTGTTCAGGAATTAAGCCCGCAAAAACAAAAGCCTGCCTCTCATCGAGGCAGGCTTTTTTCATTCAGCACCTAAGATTTATTAGCCCAGCGCTTTGAATTCCAGCGACATAGCCGACTGCTCGCTTGCATATTGCGTCAGGTTGGCAAAGAACTCGCCTGCGCCCTTGGTGTCCATCCAGGCATTTTTCTCTTCGTCAAAGCGATAGTGAAAGCCGCCCGCCTTGGCCGCCAGCCAGATTTCGTGCAAGGGCTTTTGCTGGTTGATCACAATCTGGCTACGGTTCTCAAAAACCAGTGTCACCAGGCCACCCACGCGCTGTGCATCAAGGTCAGCATCGGTTTCGTCGTTGATGCGGTCACAGCATTGCTCCACAGCCATCAGTAGTTGATCAGCGCGGTCCAGATATTCAAGGTCAGTCATTACAATTTGCCCATGTTGAAAGCCACCCAAATTTTAGTCAGGAGCATTGCCCTTGCAGCTTGTGCGGCGTCCATCGCTTCACTTTCCGCCTGTGGACAAAAAGGCCCGCTCTTTTTACCGACCGATCCAGCCGCTCAAGGCCGAGCCACCTTGCCGGAAGCACTGGGCATTTCGTCTCCTAAAACGCCCGGCACAGCAGCGCCTGTGGTGAAGCCTTCATCGCCAGCAGATACAGAGAACTCCGCCGAGACAGATGCCAAGCCCTGAGGCTTGATAAACATCAACACTCTGTTCAGGGTTCAACTCTAGAGTGAGGCATCTTGTCCTTTGACAACCTGCCATGCCCATAGAGCTTTACCGCGACAAAACCCATGCCTGCCTGATGTTCACCGACCTCATCGAGGAAGACGGTCAGGCCATTCAGGCCAATCAGTTCCTGATCGTGGACAACAGCACAGGAGCCATCATCGACCCCGGTGGTAATCTGGCCTTTAACGAGTTGTTCATGGGCATGTCCCGCCACTTTCCACCGCAAAAGCTCGCCTATGTGGTCGCGTCGCATGCGGACCCGGACATCATCGCCTCGCTTGATCGCTGGATGACCAGCACCCGTGCCCAGCTCGTCATCTCGCGGATCTGGGAGCGTTTTGCGCCGCACTTCACCAAAGTGGGCAAGACGGAAAACCGCGTGATCGGCGTGCCAGATGCCGGTGGCCGTTTGCCGCTGGGCAATAGCGAGCTGGTACTGCTGCCTGCACACTTTTTGCATGCAGAAGGCAACTTCCACTTCTACGACCCCATCAGCAAGATTCTGTTTACGGGCGATCTGGGGGTGTCTTTGACTACTGGCGCTGAGGCACAAAAACCTGTGACCGACCTGGTGCCCCATATTGCGCGTATGGAAGGCTTTCACCGCCGCTACATGGTCTCCAACAAGATTTTGCGGTTGTGGGTTCAGATGGCACGCCAGCTGCCCATCGAAATGATCGTGCCCCAGCACGGCGCGCCCATCATGGGCAAGCAGGCGATTGGCGATCTGTTCAACTGGCTTGAAGGCTTGCAGTGCGGTATTGACTTGTTCGATCAACGCGCCTACCAGCTGCCCAGCGCAGAGATTGACCCCGTGTCGCGCCAGGTGCGCCCACCGCTGCGTGCCGTGGCAGGCTGATCATTTTTTGATAGCACGCACCGCACGCCAGGCAAGCAAAGTACTGAGAATGGCTGCATAAACAGCCACCTCGGCAAAGTTGTTCTTGCCAGCGCGCATCCAGAAGAAATGCAGCAGTGCCAGCGGCACCGTGGCGTAGACCGCACGGTGCAGCCACTGCCAGCGCTTACCGCCCAGCGCCTTGAGCATGAACTTGGGCGAGGTTGCGGCCAGCACCAGCAGCACCAGCCAGGTGGTGAAGCCCACCAAAATAAACGGGCGTTTGGGAATATCGGCCACGATATCGCCCCAATCCAGCCCCATGTCAAACCATGCGTAGCAAAGCAGGTGCAGGCAGGCGTAGAAGAACACGTACAGACCCAGCATGCGCCGATAACGCACCAGCAGATTCCAGCCTGTGAGCTGACGCAGCGGCGTCACCGCCAGCACGATGCAGAGAAAACGCAAAGTCCAGTCACCAGTCTGGCGCAGCAAAGCCTCCGCAGGGTTGGCCCCCAGCCCATCGGTAAATGCCGCATAGAAAAGCCATGCGAAGGGCAGCAGGCACAGCGTAAAGACCAGCGGCTTGGCCCAGGGCTTGAGCAACCAAGCCTGCATCAGTAGAACTTCTTCAAGTCCATGCCTGCGTACAGCTGCGCGACCTGATCGCCGTAGCCGTTGAACATCAGCGTTTTGCGCTTTTTGGCGAACAAGCCGCCTTCGCCAATACGGCGCTCGGTGGCCTGGCTCCAGCGGGGGTGATCCACCTCGGGGTTCACGTTGGAGTAAAAGCCATACTCATTGCGCGCGGCCTTGTTCCAGGCGGTGCCGGGCTCTTTGTCCGTCAGGCGAATCGCCACCAGTGACTTGGCGCTTTTAAAGCCGTATTTCCAAGGCACAACCAGCCGCACCGGCGCGCCGTTCTGGTTGGGCAGTACCTCGCCATACATGCCAAAGGCCAGCAGCGTCAACGGATGCATGGCTTCATCCAGTCTCAACCCTTCGGTATAGGGCCAGTCCAGCACACCACTTCTAAGGCCTGGCATCTGCGCCTTGTCGGCCAGGGTGACAAATTCCACATACTTGGCGCTGGAAAGTGGCTGCACCTTTTTGAGCAATTCAGACAGCGAGTAGCCCACCCACGGGATGACCATGGACCAGCCCTCTACGCAGCGCAGACGATAAATGCGCTCTTCCTGCGCGCTTAGCTTGAGCAGGCTGTCGATATCCAGCGTCTGCGGCTTTTGCACCAGACCTTCGATACGTACCGTCCACGGCCGGGTCTTCAGCGTGCTGGCATTGCGGGCCGGTTCGCCTTTATCCAGTCCGAACTCGTAGTAGTTGTTGTAGCTCGTGGCGTCTTTGTAGGCCGTGGCGGCTTCCACCGTCATTGCACCTGAGACTTTGCTGGGCTGGCCTTTCAGAGCGGGAAGGTGAGCGCGCTCAGCCTCCGCTGCCAATGCATCGCGCCCGGCCCAACTGGCAAGTGCAGCGCCTGCGGCCCCCGTGGCCAATGTCTGCATAAAGGCTCGTCGCTGCAGATATTGCGTCTGCGAGGTGATTTCGCTGTTCAGCGAATGGACAAAGCCTTGGTTGTTATTGCGTATCAGCATGTTGTGCTCCAGGTACTCACAACAGAGTACCAATGACTTCAGAGCAGCGCCAGTCAGCAAAGTTCCACGCCTGCAGTTCTATAAAAAAGGAGCTTCTCACGCCTGTTATCTATAGGCTTCAATACCAAAAGATATTGAAACCCATAAGATTCAAGCGCAAGAAGCTCCTTTTTTGGGAGTGCTTGGTTTAAGACTTACAGCTCGCCGTAGCTATGCAGACCGGACAGGAACATGTTCACACCCAGGAAAGCGAAGGTAGTGACAGCCAGACCGGCCAGCGCCCACCAGGAAGAGACTGTGCCGCGCAGGCCCTTCATCAGGCGCATGTGCAACCAGGCGGCGTAGTTGAGCCAGACAATCAGCGCCCAGGTTTCCTTGGGGTCCCAGCTCCAGTAGCCACCCCATGCTTCAGCTGCCCACAGGGCGCCCAGCACCGTGGCAATGGTGAAGAAGGCAAAGCCAACCGCAATGGCCTTGTACATCACGTCGTCCAGAATTTCGAACGAAGGCAGACGCGCGGCAATGCGCTTGCGGGCCAGCAAGATACCAGCCACGATCAGCGCGGAGATACCGAAGTACACCATCCAGTAGCTGCCGCCGTTTTCGGTCGCACCCTTGCGAAAGACGATGGGCTCGAAACACAGCACCACGCCCAGCAGCCACAGCGGGGCCAGCTTGTACCACTTGGTCTCTGTCGCCTGCTGCTTGATGAGGTAGGCAAACGCCACCATGGCCGACAGCGCAAACGTGCCGTAACCAATGAAGTTGGCAGGCACGTGCAGCTTCATCCACCAGCTTTTGAGGGCAGGCACCAGAGGCTGAATCTCATGTGCCTGACGCACCAGCGTGTACCAGAGCAAGAAACCGACGGCAGCGCTGACGACCAGCATTACAAAGCCGCCCAGAGCGCGGGTATCGTAATGATGCTCGTAGTACAGGTAGAACAGCGCCGTCATCCAGCAGAACATCACGAACACTTCGTAGAGGTTGCTGACGGGGATGTGACCAATGTCCACACCCAGCAGATAGCTCTCGTACCAGCGCACCATGGTGCCGACCAGCGCAAGAACCACCGCCAGCCATGCCAGGCGTGAACCCAGCAGCGACATGACGGATTGCTCGCTCTTGGCAAACACGCCCACCCAGTAAAAGATGGTGCTGATAAAGAACACCATGCTCATCCACAGAATGGCGGACTGGCTGGAAAGGAAGTATTTCAGGCCAAAGACCGTTTCAGATCGCGCCAGCTCGCCGCCTTCGGCCCCTTGATACAGGCCAACTGCCATGAGCGAGAAGCCCGCCACGGTCAGCATCAGCACGGCCAGCGGTCGCCAGAACCAGCCCAGCCAGATCATGGCGGGTATGGCGGCAAGCAAGATGCCTTTCTCATACACATCCATATAGGCGGCATAACGCTGCAGCGCATAGCCCAGCCCCACGACCACCACGACCGCAAACAACCAGTCAAACCAGTTGCGGCGGGCGAGGTAGCCTTCGTTCAGTGTCAGTGTCGTGGTTGCGGTGTTCATACAGAACCTCCGGGAGTCTTCTTTTGTACGGGTGTGGCCCCGATCAACTTATCGGCCAGCATGGTGAATTCGCGGTCGCCATCCATGGTCTTGCGATTGGTGGACAAGGCCATATTGGCACGACTTGCGCCATTCGATGGGGTCAGCCAGATCCAGATACGGCGGTCACGCACATACAGCATGGCAAATACGCCAATGATCAGGAACAGGCAGCCCAGGTAAACAATATTCTTGCCAGGGGCACGTGCCACCTGGAATACGCTGGCCTGCACCTGCGTGAAGTCCTTCATCATGAAGATCACGGGCGCAGGGTAGAACTGGGCATCGCTGAGCGAGAAGACAGACTGGGTCATGAAGGCCTGCGTCTTCTCATCATTCTCAAAGGGCTTGTGCCCGGCCTGCTGACGCACCTGCTGGGCCAGCTCGAAAAGCACGCCATTCAGAATGCGCACCAGCACCTCGCCGGCGCGCTCGCGCTCAGCTTCGGGGACATTGCTGTCCATGAAGTTGGAAATGGCTTGCAGGCCACCCAGAGGCTTGCCCTCGGGGCCCTTGATCTTGCTGTCCTGTCCGGCAAACAGCTCCAGCGCCTTGAGAGCGGACTGGGTCAGCGGCTCGGCCAGTTCAGGTCGGGACACATCCACGGCCTTTTGCACATAGGCGCGTGCGGCCTTTTCAGCCAGCACCTTGTTCTGCATGGCCTGACGCAGGTTCAGGAAGGTGTCCATCGTGCCTTCGGGGTCAGCAGGCACACGCAGATAGCGCAGCTCTTCTGCGGGGTTTTCGCGCACGCCCAGCAGGAAGACGGGCTGACCTTCGCCCGTATCCACCGGCAGCATGTAGTTCTGGAACTCACGCGCCTGACCCGAGGCATCGCGCAGCTTGTAGCCCACGCTGGGGCCAATATTGCGCAAGTCTTTCTTATCCGTAGTCTTATGGGCAGCGCCCAGACGGTCATCAATGGCCTGCTTCAGGTCAACCTTGCGCACATCAGTGCCCGCCGCTCCGCCCTTGTTCTGCCCGCCAAAATTTTCGACGTTGATGGTGCGCAGCGCTGTGTATTCCAGCGTGACCTTGTCTTGCGAGCCATCGGCCAGCTTGCGCACGAATTCGGTGGAATTGCCGATAACGCCTTCCACATCAAAGGGCTGCGAAATGCCGTCCATAGGCACGGCATGCAGCTTGACGGTGGAGCCACCGTCATCAAAGCTGCTTTGGTAGATCTCAATGCCTTTGTAGCTGGCCGGATGATTCACCTCGATACGCTTTTCCAGCTTTTCGCCGGTTTCGCGGTCATGAATCACGACTTCGCTGGCAAACAGCTTGGGCATGCCAGTGGAGTAGTACTCCACGATGAATTTCTTGAGCTCTACAGAAAATGGCAGCTCTTGCAGCAAGATGCCGTCTGATTGATTCAAGATAGCAGTACCCGACTGCGTTCCTTCAGACACCATGAGGTTGCCGCGGAACGTCGGGTTCTTGAGGGAGAGGCGGTGCTCAGGCGCCACATCCGAAATCATGCCGCCGCCGGTATATGGCGTCTTGCCACCCAGCAGCATCTGGGCGCGCACCACCAAGTCACCGTCGAACAGACCGCCAATACAGATCAGCACGATGGCGGAGTGGGCAGCGATATAACCCAGCTTGTTGGCAGAACCCGCTTTGGCAGCCAGCATCCAGCCTGTGCCGGGGCCTGCTGCCGTATCGCGCTGCTGCATCTTGACCTTCCAGCCACCCTTTACCAGTTGCTGGCCAATGCGCTTGGCCGCTTCTTCGGTGCTGCCGGGCACATCAGCCTCGGCACGGTGACCAAAAGCCTTCAGGCTTTGCTCGCGAATGTTTTCCTTGTAATTGCGGATATCAGCCAAATACTTGGGAGCATGGCGACTCACGCACAGCGAGGTGCTGATCACCAGAAACGCCAGAATCAGCAAGAACCACCAGGCGCTGTAAACCGCATTGAGCTTGAGCGCCAGAAACAATTGCGCCCAGAAGGGGCCAAACTGGTTGACATAGTTGACCAATGGCTCGTGTTGCTTGAGCACCGTACCAATGACCGATGCAATGCAGATCACCGTCAGCAGTGAAATCGCAAAACGCATGGAGCCCAGCAACTCCGTGGCCGCGCGCACGGCCGGTGAGCGGGAGGAGTCACGATCGGAAAGTGGAAGGTCTGACATGAACGAGTTGAAGTATCCGGACGCAAAAAGGCGGGGCCACCTGCTGAATTAGCCGGTGGACCCGCCTGACTTGGGGGATGAAAAATGCCTGAAAGTTCCCGGAGTCACCCCAGAATCTGGTGAAAGGATTTTTAACGCAAGCCAGCTATATAGTCTGCCACGGCCTTGATTTCGCGATCATTAAGCTTTGCAGCAACCTGAACCATGGGAATGCTATTGGTGCGCTGGCCTTCGCGAAAAGCAATCAGTGTTTTAACGGTGTAATCAGCATGCTGACCTGACAAACGCGGGTACTGGGCCGGAATGCCTGCACCGTTGGGACTGTGGCAGCCAGCGCAGGCCGCAACCTGGCGCTCCTGAATACCACCACGGTAAATGCGCTCACCCAGGGCAATCGAATCCTTGTCCTTGGAGAACCCATTCTTGGGGGCCTGTGTGTGCAGCCAGGCGGAGATATTCTTCATATCACCATCGCTCAGCGACGCGGCAAAGCCCTTCATTACCGGATCATTGCGCTTGCCGTCTTTAAACTCGCGCAGCTGTTTGACCAGATACTCTGGGTGTTGCCCTGCCAGCTTAGGCTGCAGGGGAATGGTTGAATTGCCATCAGCAGCATGGCAGGAGGCGCAAACCGCCCCATAACTGGCTTGCCCTTTGGCAGCATCTGCTTTAACAGGTGTTTCTCCCGCAGAAAATGCAGGAAAGGCAGGTGCTGCGAAAATAACAGCAGTCAGCAAAGAGGCAAGCAACTTCATATCGAGGGGCTGGGTCTATTGTTGAGAGTGCGAATCCTCGAAATTCTACAATGGGCCTCCCTGAAATAGTTACCGTCATGACCCATGCTTCCCCGGATACCACAGCCGGAAATACACATTCTTTGATCGACAGCAAGCTTGCGATGGGCTGGATGCACACTGCGCGCTTCTTTACCACCGCAGCCCAGCTCAACCAGCTGCCTCCGATCAATGTGCCCGAGATCGCCTTTGTGGGCCGATCCAACGCCGGCAAGTCCACCGCCATCAACACGCTGACTCAGCAAAAGCAACTGGCCTTTGCCTCCAAGAAGCCCGGCCGCACCCAGCACATCAACCTGTTTTCCCTCGGTAAACAAGGTGTGACTGACGCGATACTGGCTGACTTGCCCGGCTACGGCTACGCCGCTGTGTCCCGCGAAGACAAGCAGCGCTGGCAGCGCGTGATGCTCAATTACTTGATGGAGCGCGAAAGCCTCACGGCCGTGGTGCTGCTGTGCGATCCACGCCTGGGCCTGACTGAGCTGGATGAAGCCCTGCTCGAAGCCATCCGGTCCCGCGTCGAAGCCGGCCTGAAGTTCCTGATCGTGCTGACCAAGGCCGACAAGCTGACCCGCGCCGAGCAGGCCAAGATTCTCTCCATCACCAAGCTCAATGCAGGCGGCGGTGAGGTGCGTTTGTTCTCTGCCCTCAAAAAGCAGGGTGTGGACGACGTGGCCCAGTTGCTGTGGCACTGGTGCCACCCCGAGGGATTGCCCCAGGCAGCTCCCGTCGCCGAAGCGACGCCTGCAAACAACGCCCCTGCGCAAAATCAGCCCTAGGCGCTTATTTGGCAAGCGCCAGAAGCTACAAACAGGAGAGCTTCATGGTTACGACTTGCATGCACCCACTGGCGACAGGCATCACGCTTGAATGCCGCACCAGCGGCCAGCCCGGCCAGCCTCTTCTGCTGTTTCTGCACGGCTTTCCCGAAGGGGCTTTTATCTGGGATGAGCTGCTGGAGCACTTTGGTGCCAGCTACCGCTGCGTAGCGCCTAACCTGCGCGGCTATGGCCGCTCCAGCCAGCCCAGCGCCATCAGCGACTACCGCGCCAAGCATCTGGTTGATGACCTGGCCGCCTTGATCGC
The sequence above is drawn from the Comamonas sp. 26 genome and encodes:
- a CDS encoding PilN domain-containing protein translates to MILINLLPHREAAKKRRKEAFQVNMVMAAIAGLLIAGLIYWYFQIMIEGQQNKNNLLRSEIKVLETQIKEIDGLEAEIAALRARQKAVEDLQSDRNLPVHMLNELVKQLPDGVYLSSIKQDGLLVTMQGTAQSNERISEMLRNLTEGTAWFSKPELMEIVAKTVDVTAKDKRRAAAFTLRFNLTRASDAEKSLTAATSSVKAQ
- a CDS encoding pilus assembly protein PilM, whose product is MIALSSLFSRQPAPLLGIDVSSSSVKLVELTKSKSGEWQLERCAIEPLEKGWITDGNIEKFDEVAEAVRRLVKKSGTRTKQVAMALPAAAVITKKITLPAGLSELEMEVQVESEANQYIPFSLDEVSLDFCVIGPSSVSSGDVDVLIAASRKEKVQDRQGLAEAAGLKPVVVDIEPYAARMAATRLVSRLSNAGQDAVVALFEVGAMTTSMQVLRNDEVLYERDQAFGGAQLTQLIARQYGFSPEEAEAKKRSGELPDDYATGVLKPFVQSLTQEVARALQFFFTSTPYNRVDHVLLAGGSASLPGLAEAVSQQTGCACSLANPFDGMEIGSAVRLKKMAREAPSYLTSCGLAMRRFQE
- a CDS encoding penicillin-binding protein 1A, which translates into the protein MHWLLRSIFWLMGLAVAGALAVLLAVAVALAMAYPNLPDVSELADYRPKLPLRVYSSEGALLGEFGEERRTLTPIQEIPKVMTNAVLAIEDTRFFEHGGVDYKGMLRAALANLGKVKSQGASTITMQVARNVYLTSEKTYTRKIYEILLTFKLEHLLTKEQILEIYMNQIFLGNRAYGFAAASEAYFGHPLKDITVAEAAMLAGLPKAPSAYNPISNPKRARIRQLYIIERMEENGFITAEQAKQAKEEPLKLRTASNSTRVHAEYVAEMARQLIFAQYGNDAYTRGLNVYTTLNAGEQEAAYKALREGIMNYERRQKYRGPEKFITLPSNPQELEEAIDDVLANHPDNGDVIAAVVLEASPRKIMAARADGTHFDITGDNLKPAESGLSPKAPPNIKIRPGAVIRAVKNAKGAWEITQLPEVEGAFVAVSTQSGAIRALVGGFDFEKNKFNHVTQAWRQPGSSFKPFIYSAALEHGFSPATMINDAPIFFSAATTGGQPWEPKNYDGTYAGPMTMRTGLNKSKNMISIRLLQAIGPKTGQEWATRFGFEASKQPAYLTMALGAGSVTPLQMAGAYSVFANGGHRLNPWLIARVTDHKGRILSEFTPPPLSDLPQAIPERNAFITGTLLNDVARVGTAAKAQATLKRPDLYGKTGTTNDSVDAWFAGYQPSISAVSWIGYDTPRNLGSRETGGGLSLPIWISFMQHALKGVPVAEVQVPPGVVNMGGDWYYEENARSGGISSLGMEASVPSNGDNAGPGATPAPASEERSRILDLFRN
- the cyaY gene encoding iron donor protein CyaY, with translation MTDLEYLDRADQLLMAVEQCCDRINDETDADLDAQRVGGLVTLVFENRSQIVINQQKPLHEIWLAAKAGGFHYRFDEEKNAWMDTKGAGEFFANLTQYASEQSAMSLEFKALG
- a CDS encoding lipoprotein, encoding MLKATQILVRSIALAACAASIASLSACGQKGPLFLPTDPAAQGRATLPEALGISSPKTPGTAAPVVKPSSPADTENSAETDAKP
- a CDS encoding MBL fold metallo-hydrolase; the protein is MPIELYRDKTHACLMFTDLIEEDGQAIQANQFLIVDNSTGAIIDPGGNLAFNELFMGMSRHFPPQKLAYVVASHADPDIIASLDRWMTSTRAQLVISRIWERFAPHFTKVGKTENRVIGVPDAGGRLPLGNSELVLLPAHFLHAEGNFHFYDPISKILFTGDLGVSLTTGAEAQKPVTDLVPHIARMEGFHRRYMVSNKILRLWVQMARQLPIEMIVPQHGAPIMGKQAIGDLFNWLEGLQCGIDLFDQRAYQLPSAEIDPVSRQVRPPLRAVAG
- a CDS encoding sulfite oxidase heme-binding subunit YedZ is translated as MQAWLLKPWAKPLVFTLCLLPFAWLFYAAFTDGLGANPAEALLRQTGDWTLRFLCIVLAVTPLRQLTGWNLLVRYRRMLGLYVFFYACLHLLCYAWFDMGLDWGDIVADIPKRPFILVGFTTWLVLLVLAATSPKFMLKALGGKRWQWLHRAVYATVPLALLHFFWMRAGKNNFAEVAVYAAILSTLLAWRAVRAIKK
- the msrP gene encoding protein-methionine-sulfoxide reductase catalytic subunit MsrP, with protein sequence MLIRNNNQGFVHSLNSEITSQTQYLQRRAFMQTLATGAAGAALASWAGRDALAAEAERAHLPALKGQPSKVSGAMTVEAATAYKDATSYNNYYEFGLDKGEPARNASTLKTRPWTVRIEGLVQKPQTLDIDSLLKLSAQEERIYRLRCVEGWSMVIPWVGYSLSELLKKVQPLSSAKYVEFVTLADKAQMPGLRSGVLDWPYTEGLRLDEAMHPLTLLAFGMYGEVLPNQNGAPVRLVVPWKYGFKSAKSLVAIRLTDKEPGTAWNKAARNEYGFYSNVNPEVDHPRWSQATERRIGEGGLFAKKRKTLMFNGYGDQVAQLYAGMDLKKFY